Below is a genomic region from Catenuloplanes atrovinosus.
CCACGCCCGATCATGGTCGCGGTCGACGTGCCCAGCGGTGTCGACGTGGACACCGGCGCGGTCGAGGGAGCGGCCGTCCGGGCGGACGTCACGGTCACGTTCGGCTGTCTCAAGCCGGCGCTGGTGGCGGGGGCCGCGGCGCCGCTCGCCGGGCACGTCGAGCTGGTCGACATCGGGCTCGCCATGCGTACGCCGCCCGCGCTGCGCGTCCCCGAGGCGGACGACGTCGCGGGGTGGTGGCCGCGGCTGCACGCGGGCTCGGAGAAGTACAACCGCGGTGTGGTCGGCATCGCCACCGGGTCGCACACGTACCCCGGCGCCGCCGTGCTCTCCACGGCCGGCGCGCTGGCCGGGCCCACCGGCATGGTGCGGTACGCCGGCACCGCGCGCGCCGAGGTGCTCGCCGCCCACCCGTCGGTCGTGGCCGCCGACTCGGTCGCCGGCAGCGGGCGCGTGCAGGCCTGGCTGTGCGGTTCCGGCATCGGCACGGACGCGAGCGCCCGCACCGCGCTCCGCGGCGTCCTCGCCACCGACCTGCCGGTGGTCCTCGACGCGGACGCGCTGGGCATGCTGGTCGACGGCTCCGAGGCCGACCGCCTCCGCGATCGCGACGCACCGCTGATCATCACGCCGCACGACCGCGAGTTCGCCCGCCTGGCGGGCGAGCCCGGCCCCGACCGGGTGGCCGCAGCGCTCAAACTTGCGTCGTGGATGAACGCGGTGGTGCTGCTCAAGGGTGACCGCACGATCGTCGCCGCGCCGGACGGCACGGCGTGGGCCAACCCGACCGGGACGCCCGCGCTGGCCACCGGCGGCACCGGCGACGTCCTGGCCGGCCTGCTCGCCTCCCTGCTGGCGGCCGGCGTCGAGGCGACCCGGGCCGCGGTCTCGGCCGCCTACCTGCACGGGCTTGCCGGCCGCATCGCCGCCGAGCGTGGCCCGGTCACCGCCGCCGACGTGGCGCTCGCCCTGCGTGAGGCGGTCGCGTCGACCGTTCCATGACCTCATTTCCCGCTTCCGGCGTGGTCGCTGCCGCGTGCTCCCGCGGGCACCGCTCGGCCGTGGCCGGCCTCCCTGCCGGTCCCGTCGCCGGTTGCGCACCCCCGCCGGCCGTCCATCCGGACAGCGGGAACGGGGATGGGTTCGTCGGGACCACGGCGGGACCGGAAGGGAGGAGCGCCAGCGACGACCGGTGCCCGCGGGAGCATGCGGGCACCGGCCACGCCGGAAGCGGGCAAATGAGAAGGCCGGACCGCGGCATGCCCGCGATCCGGCCCCAGGACGGGAATCCCTACTCGACCGTGACCGACTTGGCCAGGTTGCGCGGCTGGTCGACGTCGTGTCCGCGGGAGCTGGCGATCTCGCAGGAGAGGACCTGGAGCGGCACCGTGGTGACCAGCGGGGCCAGCAGCGTCGGCGTGCGCGGCACGCGGATCAGCTCGTCCGCGTAGGGCACGACCGCGTCGTCGCCCTCCTCGGCGATGACGATGGTGCGGGCGCCGCGCGCGCGGATCTCCTGGATGTTCGACACGATCTTGTCGTGCAGAACGCCGCGGCCGGCCGGCGACGGGACGATGCAGACGACCGGCGTGCCCTGGTCGATCAGCGCGATCGGGCCGTGCTTGAGTTCACCGGCCGCGAAGCCCTCGGCGTGCATGTACGCCAGCTCCTTGAGCTTGAGCGCGCCCTCCAGCGCCACCGGGTAGCCGACGTGCCGCCCGATGAACAGCACCTGCTGCGCGGAGGCGAGGTCGCGGGCGAGCTTGCGGACCGGCTCCATCGACTCCAGCACGGTACGCAGCTTGTCCGGCATCTCCTGGAGCTGCTGGACGACGGCGCCGACCTCGTCCGCGTACTTGATGCCGCGGACCTGCGCCAGGTGCAGGCCGATCAGGTAGCAGGCGACGAGCTGGGTGAGGAACGCCTTGGTGGAGGCGACCGCGACCTCCGGGCCGCCGTGCGTGTAGAGCACGGCGTCGGACTCGCGCGGGATGGTGGAGCCGTTGGTGTTGCAGATCGCGAGCACGCGCGCCTTCTGCTCCTTGGCGTGCCGGAGCGCCATCAGCGTGTCCATCGTCTCGCCGGACTGGGAGATCGCGATGACCAGCGTCGAGCGGTCCAGCACCGGGTCACGGTAGCGGAACTCGCTGGCGGTCTCGACCTCGCACGGGATGCGCGTCCAGTGCTCGATCGCGTACTTCGCGACCAGGCCCGAGTGGTACGCCGTGCCGCACGCCACGATGAACACCTTGTCGACGTCGCGCAGGTCCTGGTCGGTGAGGCGGACCTCGTCGAGCACGATCTCGCCGGTCTCGGTGAGCCGGCCGAGCAGCGTGTCCGCGACCGCCTGCGGCTGCTCGGCGATCTCCTTGAGCATGAAGTAGTCGTAGCCGCCCTTCTCGGCGGCGGACGCGTCCCAGTCGATGTGGAACGGGCGGCCCTCGACCGGCGTGCCGTCGAAGCCGGTGATCTCGATGCCCTGCGGCATGATCAGCACGACCTGGTCCTGGCCGAGCTCGACCGCCTCGCGGGTGTGCTCGATGAACGCGGAGACGTCGCTGGCCAGGTAGTTCTCCCCGTCGCCGCGGCCGACCACGAGCGGCGAGTTGCGCCGGGCGCCGACCACCGCGCCGGGGATCGCGGTGTCCACGGCGAGCAGCGTGAACGCGCCCTCCAGCCGGCGGGAGACGCGGCGCATGGCCTCGGCGAGCGCCTGCGGGCCCTCGGCGCCCTCGGCGCGCACCTCGGCCAGCGAGATGGACAGCAGGTGCGCGGCGACCTCGGTGTCGGTCTCACTGCGGAACTCGACGCCGAGCGCCTCCAACTCGGTGCGGAGGCGGGCGAAGTTCTCGATGATGCCGTTGTGGATGACAGCGACGCGGCCGTCCTGGGAGACGTGCGGATGCGCGTTGCGGTCGGTGGGGCCGCCGTGCGTGGCCCAGCGCGTGTGCCCGATGCCGGTGGTGCCGGCCGTGATGCCGCTGGCGGCGCGCTCGGCCAGCGCCTTCTCCAGGTTGGCGAGCTTGCCCGCCTTCTTCTCCGTCTCCAGCGTGCCGGCACCGACGATGGCGACGCCCGCCGAGTCGTATCCGCGGTATTCGAGCCGCCGCAGCCCGTCCAACACGATGCTCAGTGCCGGCCGGTCGCCGACGTAACCCACGATTCCGCACATGAGAGCCAGCGTAGCGGAGTTTTGCTCAACCCGCGTGCGCGAAGTCCGGGTATTCGCTCACGCCCAATGCGCGGTTGGGGGATTTATGCCGGACCAATACGGACAGAACATCACAGGTACCTGTCGGTAAGCCGATTGCCGCTATAAGGCAGGCTGGGGGACGGTGTAGAACCCCGCCCTCTGGAGCGCCATGACTGAGCCGAACCCGCCGTCCCACCCGCCCGAGCAGCCCAACCCGTGGGCCCGGCCACCGGAGGGCGCGACCGAGCAGCCGATGTCGTACGGCCCGCCGCCGGGACCGCAGTACGGTCCGCCACAGCCCACCGCGGCCTGGGCGTACGACCCGAACCAGCCGCCGGTGGCCCCGCCGCGGCAGCGCTCGCTCACCCCGATCATCGCGGTCATCGTGGCGGCCGTGGTGCTGCTCTGCGCCGGCACGGTGGTGGCCGGCGTGCTGGTCTTCAACCAGGCGCGGGACGCTGCGGAGAACATCCTGCCCACGTCGTCGCCGCCCACGCTCCCGACGCGGCCGACGGCCGGACCGGAGCCGACCCGGCCCGCGCCGACCGGCACGGACGACCCGTTCCAGATCCCGGGCCTGCCCGACCTGGACGACCTGATCCCGACCGGTACGGCCGTCACCGCCGGCCCGGACGCGAAGGTGGTCTACGAGGTGACCGGCTCCGGCAGCGCCGCGGTCACGTACACGGAGGCCGGCACCACGCCGAAGTCCGAGCGGGACGTGAACCTGCCCTGGCGCAAGGAGTTCACGCTCGGCACGGAGACGCCGCTGCTGAGCGTGACCGGCATCCACTTCGGCACCGACGACGCGGAACTCACCTGCCGGATCACGCTGGACGGCAAGGAGGTGGTGACGCGTACCGCGAGCGGCAACGCGACCACCGCTTCCTGCATGCAGTTCGTCGTGGTTTCGTAGCTGCGTGACTGATCCACTGGTGGCGCGCATGCGCCCGTTCGGCACCTCGATCTTCGCGGAGATGTCCGCGCTCGCGGTCCGGACGGGCGCGGTCAACCTCGGCCAGGGCTTCCCGGACACGGACGGCCCGCCGGAGATGCTGGCCGCGGCGGAGGCGGCGCTGCGCGGCGGGCGGAACCAGTACCCGCCCGGCCCGGGCATCCCCGAGCTGCGCGCCGCGGTCGCGCGCCACCAGCGGCGCTTCTGGGACCTCGGGTACGACCCGGACGGCGAGGTGCTGATCACGGCGGGCGCCACGGAGGCGATCGCGGCCACCATCCTGGCGCTGTGCGAGCCGGGCGACGAGGTGGTCTGCTTCGAGCCGTTCTACGACTCGTACGCCGCGTCGATCGCGCTCGCCGGCGCGGTGCGCCGCCCGGTCACGCTGTTCCCGGACGAGTCCGGCCGGTTCGTCTTCGACCCGGACCGGCTGCGCGCCGCCTTCTCCGGCCGCACCCGCCTGGTCCTGCTCAACTCGCCGCACAACCCGACCGGCAAGGTGTTCTCACCGGCGGAACTGTCCCTGATCGCCGCGCTGTGCCGGGAGAACGACGTCTACGCGGTGACCGACGAGGTCTACGAGCACCTGGTCTTCACGGACAGCGGCGCGCCGCACGTGCCGCTCGCCACGCTCGACGGCATGCGCGACCGCACGCTGCGGATCTCCTCGGCCGGCAAGACGTTCTCCTGCACCGGCTGGAAGATCGGCTGGGTGAGCGGCCCGAAAGACCTGATCAGCGCCGTGATGCGGGTCAAGCAGTTCCTGACGTTCGTCAACGGCGGCCCGTTCCAGCCCGCGGTCGCGGTGGCGCTGGACCTGCCGGACACGTACTACCGGGACTTCCGCGACGGACTCCAGGCGCGCCGCGACCGGCTGGCGGACGGGCTGGCCCGGGCCGGCCTGCGCGTGCTGCCGTCCGAGGGCACCTACTTCATCACCGCGGACGTCTCGAGCACCGGCACGGCGGACGGCATCGCGTTCTGCCGGGAGCTGCCGGAGCGGGCCGGCGTCGCGGCCATCCCCACCCAGGTCTTCTACGACGATCCCGAGCCCGCGCGCACGCTGGTCCGGTTCGCGTTCTGCAAGCGCGAGGAGGTCATCGACGAGGCGGTCAGGCGGCTGGCCGGGCCGTAGTCGCGGCCGACCCGGTCGGCAACCGCGCACCCATCAGCGCCTCCAGTCCGCGGGCCCGGCGCGTGCGCCGCCGGCCGTGCCGCGAGGCCCGGACCAGCAGCGGGTACGTCAGTGGGCGCCGGACGATCTCCCGCCACCCGTCCGGGGCGCCGATCAGCTGCAGCACGAGTGCGCCGAGCCACACCGCCACGGTCTCCACCGGGTCGCGGAAGAGCAGGCCGTAGACCAGGTACAGATCGATCAGCGGCGCGAGCAGCGGCAGCAGCGTGTGGAACAGCAGCAGCGCGAGCAGCGAGCGGCGCCCGTGACGGCCACCCGGGCCGGACTCGATCAGCGCCCGCCGGTGCTTCCACATCGCCTGCATGTCGCCGTAGAGCGCGCGGACCGGCCGCCGCCGGGCCGCGGTCACGCGCGCACCCGGCTCGTGCACCACGCGCCACCCGGCCCGGACGACCGCGAGGGTGAGGTCGGTGTCCTCGGCGAGCGTGTCGTCGGAGAGCCCGTCCACCTGCCGCAGCGCCTCCCGCCGAAACGCGCCGGCCGCGGCCGGGACCGTGGTCATGCAGCGCAGCGCGTCGTAGGCCCGCTGCCGGGCGCCGAGCCCGGCCTCGCCCGCGACCGCGCCGACCGCCCGGTCCGCGAACGGCCGCACCAGGTCACGTACGGTGTCCGGCCCGACGATCGTCTCGCCGTCCGTGAGCACCACCACCTCCGTGGTGGCGTGCGCGATGCCGGTG
It encodes:
- a CDS encoding NAD(P)H-hydrate dehydratase encodes the protein MRGVWRVADVRAAEESLMREVPEGTLMRRAAAGLARRCALLLDRVYGAQVLLLTGAGNNGGDALFAGALLARRGARVTALLLSPDRAHRAGLAELRRSGGLVRTRWSEEIVADLVVDGIVGIGATGGLREPAAGVVRALRARTPRPIMVAVDVPSGVDVDTGAVEGAAVRADVTVTFGCLKPALVAGAAAPLAGHVELVDIGLAMRTPPALRVPEADDVAGWWPRLHAGSEKYNRGVVGIATGSHTYPGAAVLSTAGALAGPTGMVRYAGTARAEVLAAHPSVVAADSVAGSGRVQAWLCGSGIGTDASARTALRGVLATDLPVVLDADALGMLVDGSEADRLRDRDAPLIITPHDREFARLAGEPGPDRVAAALKLASWMNAVVLLKGDRTIVAAPDGTAWANPTGTPALATGGTGDVLAGLLASLLAAGVEATRAAVSAAYLHGLAGRIAAERGPVTAADVALALREAVASTVP
- the glmS gene encoding glutamine--fructose-6-phosphate transaminase (isomerizing), whose amino-acid sequence is MCGIVGYVGDRPALSIVLDGLRRLEYRGYDSAGVAIVGAGTLETEKKAGKLANLEKALAERAASGITAGTTGIGHTRWATHGGPTDRNAHPHVSQDGRVAVIHNGIIENFARLRTELEALGVEFRSETDTEVAAHLLSISLAEVRAEGAEGPQALAEAMRRVSRRLEGAFTLLAVDTAIPGAVVGARRNSPLVVGRGDGENYLASDVSAFIEHTREAVELGQDQVVLIMPQGIEITGFDGTPVEGRPFHIDWDASAAEKGGYDYFMLKEIAEQPQAVADTLLGRLTETGEIVLDEVRLTDQDLRDVDKVFIVACGTAYHSGLVAKYAIEHWTRIPCEVETASEFRYRDPVLDRSTLVIAISQSGETMDTLMALRHAKEQKARVLAICNTNGSTIPRESDAVLYTHGGPEVAVASTKAFLTQLVACYLIGLHLAQVRGIKYADEVGAVVQQLQEMPDKLRTVLESMEPVRKLARDLASAQQVLFIGRHVGYPVALEGALKLKELAYMHAEGFAAGELKHGPIALIDQGTPVVCIVPSPAGRGVLHDKIVSNIQEIRARGARTIVIAEEGDDAVVPYADELIRVPRTPTLLAPLVTTVPLQVLSCEIASSRGHDVDQPRNLAKSVTVE
- a CDS encoding MmpS family transport accessory protein — encoded protein: MTEPNPPSHPPEQPNPWARPPEGATEQPMSYGPPPGPQYGPPQPTAAWAYDPNQPPVAPPRQRSLTPIIAVIVAAVVLLCAGTVVAGVLVFNQARDAAENILPTSSPPTLPTRPTAGPEPTRPAPTGTDDPFQIPGLPDLDDLIPTGTAVTAGPDAKVVYEVTGSGSAAVTYTEAGTTPKSERDVNLPWRKEFTLGTETPLLSVTGIHFGTDDAELTCRITLDGKEVVTRTASGNATTASCMQFVVVS
- a CDS encoding pyridoxal phosphate-dependent aminotransferase; the encoded protein is MRPFGTSIFAEMSALAVRTGAVNLGQGFPDTDGPPEMLAAAEAALRGGRNQYPPGPGIPELRAAVARHQRRFWDLGYDPDGEVLITAGATEAIAATILALCEPGDEVVCFEPFYDSYAASIALAGAVRRPVTLFPDESGRFVFDPDRLRAAFSGRTRLVLLNSPHNPTGKVFSPAELSLIAALCRENDVYAVTDEVYEHLVFTDSGAPHVPLATLDGMRDRTLRISSAGKTFSCTGWKIGWVSGPKDLISAVMRVKQFLTFVNGGPFQPAVAVALDLPDTYYRDFRDGLQARRDRLADGLARAGLRVLPSEGTYFITADVSSTGTADGIAFCRELPERAGVAAIPTQVFYDDPEPARTLVRFAFCKREEVIDEAVRRLAGP